A window from Felis catus isolate Fca126 chromosome B1, F.catus_Fca126_mat1.0, whole genome shotgun sequence encodes these proteins:
- the HGFAC gene encoding hepatocyte growth factor activator, which yields MALLLLLLLVPCGAQPQAGRNLTEPPEPNATVTPGTPTNPVTSVTPVTLATSAPETQGPHGRGLSPPPRAPSSSSPGSPVLTEDGQPCSFPFRYGGRMLHTCTSEGSAHRKWCATTHNYDRDRAWGYCAQASAPREGPAALDPCASGPCLNGGSCSNTQDPESYHCTCPMAFTGKNCGTERCFDETRYEHLEAGDRWARVSQGRVEQCECAGGQIRCEGTRHTACLSSPCLNGGTCHLIVATGTTVCACPPGHAGRLCNIVPSQHCFEGSGAEYRGVAGTAASGLSCLAWNSDLLYQELHVDSVGAAALLGLGPHAYCRNPDKDQRPWCYVVKDSALSWEYCRLDACESLTRINPLPAEVLRSQPEPASAGHQTCGQRHKKRSFLRPRIIGGSSSLPGSHPWLAAIYIGNDFCAGSLVHTCWVVSAAHCFSNSPRRESVLVVLGQHFFNQTTDVTQTFGIEKYIPYPMYSVFNPSDHDLVLIRLKKKGDRCAVRSQFVQPICLPEPSSPFPVGHKCQIAGWGHQDENVSGYSSSLREALVPLVADHKCSSPEVYGADISPHMLCAGYFDCKSDACQGDSGGPLACEKNGLAYLYGIISWGDGCGRLNKPGVYTRVAKYVDWINDRIRPPKRPADPS from the exons ATGgccctgctcctgctgctgctgctggtgccctgcggggcccagccccaggctggcAGG AACCTTACAGAACCCCCAGAACCTAACGCCACAGTGACCCCGGGGACCCCCACGAACCCCGTAACCTCGGTGACCCCTGTGACCCTGGCCACGAGTGCTCCAGAGACACAGGGACCCCATGGTAGGGGGCTGAGCCCCCCGCCCAGGGCTCCCTCCAGCAGCAGCCCTGGGAGCCCAG TGCTCACAGAGGACGGGCAGCCCTGTAGTTTCCCCTTCCGCTACGGTGGCCGTATGCTGCACACCTGCACCTCGGAGGGGAGCGCCCACAGGAAGTG GTGTGCCACCACTCACAACTATGACCGCGACAGGGCCTGGGGCTACTGTGCGCAGGCCTCAGCGCCCAGGGAGGGCCCAG CTGCCCTGGATCCCTGTGCCTCTGGCCCGTGCCTCAACGGGGGCTCATGCTCCAACACCCAGGACCCCGAGTCCTACCACTGCACCTGCCCCATGGCTTTCACAGGCAAGAACTGTGGCACAG AGAGATGCTTCGATGAGACGCGCTATGAGCACTTGGAGGCGGGCGATCGCTGGGCCCGAGTGAGCCAGGGCCGAGTGGAGCAGTGTGAGTGTGCGGGGGGCCAGATCCGCTGCGAGGGCACCCGCCACACAG CTTGCCTGAGCAGCCCGTGCCTGAACGGGGGCACCTGCCACCTGATCGTGGCCACCGGGACCACCGTATGCGCCTGCCCCCCGGGCCACGCTGGGCGGCTCTGCAACATCG TGCCCAGCCAGCACTGCTTCGAGGGGAGCGGTGCCGAGTACCGAGGCGTGGCCGGCACGGCGGCCTCGGGTCTCAGCTGCCTGGCCTGGAACTCCGACCTGCTGTACCAGGAGCTGCATGTGGACTCGGTGGGCGCCGCGGCCCTGCTCGGCCTGGGCCCCCACGCCTACTGCCG AAACCCAGACAAGGACCAGAGGCCCTGGTGCTACGTGGTGAAGGACAGCGCGCTCTCCTGGGAGTACTGCCGCCTGGATGCCTGCG AATCCCTGACCAGAATTAACCCCCTACCCGCCGAGGTCCTGCGGAGCCAGCCTGAGCCTGCCTCCGCGGGACACCAGACCTGTGGCCAGAGGCACAAGAAAAGGAGTTTCCTCCGGCCACGCATCATTGGTGGCTCGTCCTCACTGCCCGGCTCCCACCCCTGGCTGGCCGCCATCTACATCGGGAACGACTTCTGCGCGGGGAGTCTTGTCCACACCTGCTGGGTGGTGTCTGCGGCCCACTGCTTCTCCAACAG CCCCCGCAGGGAAAGTGTCTTAGTGGTCCTAGGCCAACACTTCTTCAACCAGACAACAGACGTAACGCAGACATTTGGCATCGAGAAGTACATCCCTTACCCCATGTACTCAGTGTTCAACCCCAGTGACCATGACCTGG TCCTGATCCGGCTGAAGAAGAAGGGGGACCGCTGTGCCGTCCGCTCCCAGTTTGTCCAGCCCATCTGCCTGCCTGAGCCCAGCAGCCCCTTCCCCGTCGGACACAAGTGCCAGATCGCCGGCTGGGGCCACCAGGatgaga ACGTGAGTGGCTACTCCAGCTCCCTGCGGGAGGCGCTGGTCCCCCTGGTGGCAGACCACAAGTGCAGCAGCCCCGAGGTGTATGGGGCCGACATCAGCCCCCACATGCTGTGCGCTGGCTACTTCGACTGCAAGTCTGACGCCTGCCAG GGGGACTCAGGCGGGCCCCTGGCCTGTGAGAAGAACGGCCTGGCCTACCTGTACGGCATCATCAGCTGGGGCGACGGCTGTGGGAGGCTTAACAAACCTGGCGTCTACACCCGTGTGGCCAAGTACGTGGACTGGATCAACGACCGGATCCGGCCCCCTAAGCGGCCTGCGGATCCCTCCTGA